One part of the Thiomonas sp. X19 genome encodes these proteins:
- a CDS encoding Tn3 family transposase has translation MPRRSILSATERESLMALPDAKDDLIRYYAFSETDLSVIRQRRGPANRLGFAVQLCYLRFPGVILGADEPPFPPLLRIVASQLKVPVESWDDYGQREQTRREHLVELQTVFGFQPFTMSHYRQAVHMLTELAMQTDKGIVLACALIEYLRRESIILPALNAIERASAESITRANRRIYEALSEPLADTHRHRLDDLLKRRDNGKTTWLAWLRQSPVKPNSRHMLEHIERLKAWQELDLPTGIERLVHQNRLLKIAREGGQMTPADLAKFEPQRRYATLVALAIEGMATVTDEIIDLHDRILGKLFNAAKNKHQQQFQASGKAINAKVRLYGRIGQALIDAKQSGRDPFAAIEAVMSWDAFAVSVTEAQKLAQPDDFDFLHRIGESYATLRRYAPEFLAVLKLRAAPAAKDVLDAIDALRGMNTDNARKVPADAPTGFIKKRWDKLVMTDTGIDRRYYELCALSELKNSLRSGDIWVQGSRQFKDFEDYLVPPEKFASLKLSSELPLAVATDCDQYLSERLDLLEAQLATVNRMALANDLPDAIITESGLKITPLDAAVPDTAQALIDQTAMVLPHVKITELLLEVDEWTGFTRHFTHLKSGDLAKDKNLLLTTILADAINLGLTKMAESCPGTTYAKLAWLQAWHTRDETYSTALAELVNAQFRHPFAEHWGDGTTSSSDGQNFKTSSKAESTGHINPKYGSSPGRTFYTHISDQYAPFHTKVVNVGVRDSTYVLDGLLYHESDLRIEEHYTDTAGFTDHVFALMHLLGFRFAPRIRDLGDTKLYIPKGDATYDALKPMIGGTLNIKHVRAHWDEILRLATSIKQGTVTASLMLRKLGSYPRQNGLAVALRELGRIERTLFILDWLQSVELRRRVHAGLNKGEARNALARAVFFNRLGEIRDRSFEQQRYRASGLNLVTAAVVLWNTVYLERAAHALRGNGHAVDEALLQYLSPLGWEHINLTGDYLWRSSAKVGTSKFRPLRPLQPA, from the coding sequence ATGCCGCGTCGTTCCATTCTGTCCGCCACCGAGCGCGAAAGCCTGATGGCATTGCCCGATGCCAAAGACGATCTGATCCGGTACTACGCGTTCAGCGAAACCGACCTGTCGGTGATCCGTCAGCGGCGCGGGCCTGCGAATCGGCTTGGCTTCGCCGTTCAGCTTTGCTACCTGCGTTTCCCCGGGGTCATCCTGGGCGCTGATGAGCCGCCATTTCCGCCCTTGCTGCGCATCGTGGCGTCACAGCTCAAAGTGCCGGTTGAAAGCTGGGACGACTACGGACAGCGGGAGCAGACCCGGCGCGAGCATCTGGTGGAACTGCAAACGGTGTTCGGCTTCCAGCCTTTCACCATGAGCCACTACCGGCAGGCCGTGCACATGCTGACCGAGCTGGCCATGCAAACCGATAAGGGCATCGTGTTGGCCTGCGCCTTGATTGAGTATCTGCGGCGGGAGTCAATCATCCTGCCAGCGCTCAACGCCATCGAGCGCGCCAGTGCCGAGTCCATCACCCGCGCCAATCGGCGCATCTACGAAGCCCTGTCGGAGCCACTGGCGGACACGCATCGCCACCGCCTCGACGATCTGCTGAAACGCCGCGACAACGGCAAGACGACCTGGCTGGCCTGGTTGCGCCAGTCGCCCGTCAAACCGAACTCCCGCCACATGCTCGAACACATCGAACGCCTCAAAGCCTGGCAGGAGCTCGACCTGCCTACCGGCATCGAGCGGCTGGTTCACCAGAACCGGCTGCTCAAGATTGCCCGCGAGGGCGGCCAGATGACGCCCGCCGACCTGGCCAAGTTCGAGCCGCAACGGCGCTACGCCACCCTCGTGGCGCTGGCCATCGAGGGCATGGCTACTGTCACCGACGAAATCATCGACCTGCACGACCGCATCCTGGGCAAGCTGTTCAACGCCGCAAAAAACAAGCATCAGCAGCAGTTCCAGGCGTCCGGCAAGGCCATCAATGCCAAGGTGCGTTTGTACGGGCGCATCGGCCAGGCGCTGATCGACGCCAAGCAATCAGGCCGCGACCCATTCGCCGCCATCGAGGCCGTCATGTCCTGGGACGCTTTCGCTGTGAGCGTCACCGAGGCGCAAAAGCTCGCTCAACCCGATGACTTCGATTTCCTACACCGCATCGGCGAGAGCTACGCCACTTTGCGCCGCTACGCGCCGGAATTCCTTGCCGTGCTCAAGCTGCGGGCCGCGCCCGCCGCCAAAGACGTGCTTGATGCTATCGATGCGCTGCGCGGCATGAACACCGACAACGCCCGCAAGGTGCCTGCCGACGCGCCGACCGGCTTCATCAAGAAGCGATGGGACAAGCTGGTGATGACCGACACCGGCATCGACCGGCGCTACTACGAGCTGTGCGCGCTGTCGGAACTCAAGAACTCGCTGCGCTCGGGCGACATCTGGGTGCAGGGTTCACGCCAGTTCAAGGACTTCGAGGACTACCTGGTGCCGCCCGAGAAGTTCGCCAGCCTCAAGCTGTCCAGCGAATTGCCGCTGGCCGTGGCCACCGATTGCGACCAGTACCTGAGCGAACGCTTGGATCTGCTGGAAGCGCAACTTGCCACGGTCAACCGCATGGCGCTGGCCAACGACCTGCCGGACGCCATCATCACCGAGTCGGGCCTGAAAATCACGCCGCTGGATGCGGCGGTGCCGGACACCGCGCAGGCGCTGATCGACCAGACGGCCATGGTCCTGCCGCACGTCAAGATCACAGAATTGCTGCTTGAAGTCGATGAGTGGACGGGCTTCACCCGCCACTTCACGCACCTGAAATCGGGCGATCTGGCCAAGGACAAAAACTTGCTGCTGACCACGATCCTGGCCGATGCGATCAACCTGGGCCTGACCAAGATGGCCGAGTCCTGCCCCGGCACGACCTACGCCAAGCTCGCCTGGCTGCAAGCCTGGCATACCCGCGACGAAACCTATTCGACAGCGCTGGCTGAATTGGTCAACGCCCAATTCCGGCATCCCTTCGCCGAGCACTGGGGCGACGGCACCACGTCATCGTCGGACGGCCAGAACTTCAAAACCAGCAGCAAGGCCGAGAGCACCGGGCACATCAACCCGAAGTACGGCAGCAGCCCAGGACGGACGTTCTACACTCACATCTCCGACCAGTACGCGCCGTTCCATACCAAGGTGGTCAATGTCGGCGTGCGCGACTCGACCTATGTGCTCGATGGCCTGCTGTACCACGAGTCCGACCTACGCATCGAGGAGCACTACACCGACACGGCGGGCTTCACCGATCACGTTTTTGCGCTGATGCACCTGCTGGGCTTCCGCTTCGCGCCGCGTATCCGCGACCTGGGAGACACCAAGCTTTACATCCCAAAGGGCGATGCGACCTATGACGCGCTCAAGCCGATGATCGGCGGCACGCTCAACATCAAGCATGTCCGCGCGCATTGGGATGAAATCCTACGGCTGGCCACCTCGATTAAGCAAGGCACGGTGACGGCTTCGCTGATGCTCAGGAAACTCGGAAGCTACCCGCGCCAGAACGGCCTGGCCGTGGCCCTGCGCGAGCTGGGCCGCATCGAGCGCACATTGTTCATCCTGGACTGGCTGCAAAGCGTGGAACTGCGCCGTCGCGTGCATGCCGGGTTGAACAAGGGCGAAGCCCGCAACGCGCTCGCCAGGGCGGTGTTCTTCAACCGGCTGGGCGAAATCCGCGACCGCAGTTTCGAGCAGCAACGCTACCGGGCCAGTGGCCTCAACCTGGTGACGGCGGCTGTCGTGTTGTGGAACACGGTCTACCTGGAGCGCGCAGCGCACGCCTTGCGTGGCAACGGCCATGCCGTCGATGAGGCGCTGTTGCAGTACCTGTCGCCGCTGGGCTGGGAGCACATCAACCTGACTGGCGATTACCTGTGGCGCAGCAGCGCCAAGGTCGGCACAAGCAAGTTCAGGCCCCTACGGCCGCTGCAACCGGCTTAA
- a CDS encoding recombinase family protein — MYGQRIGYVRVSSFDQNPERQLEGVQVARVFTDKASGKDTQRPELERLLAFVRESDTVVVHSMDRLARNLDDLRRIVQGLTKRGVRIEFVKESLAFTGEDSPMANLMLSVMGAFAEFERALIRERQREGIALARQRGAYRGRKKSLNDEQIAELKRRVAAGEQKALIARDFGISRETLYQYLRES; from the coding sequence TTGTACGGTCAACGCATCGGCTACGTTCGCGTCAGCAGCTTCGACCAGAACCCGGAGCGGCAATTGGAAGGGGTTCAGGTGGCGCGGGTATTCACCGACAAGGCATCCGGCAAGGACACCCAGCGTCCCGAGCTGGAAAGGTTGCTCGCCTTCGTGCGCGAAAGTGACACCGTGGTGGTGCACAGCATGGATCGGTTGGCACGCAACCTGGATGACTTACGCCGCATCGTGCAGGGTCTGACCAAGCGCGGCGTGCGCATTGAATTCGTCAAGGAAAGCTTGGCCTTCACCGGCGAAGACTCACCGATGGCGAATTTGATGCTGTCGGTGATGGGCGCGTTTGCCGAGTTCGAGCGGGCCTTGATCCGCGAGCGGCAGCGTGAAGGGATCGCGCTCGCCCGGCAGCGGGGTGCCTACCGGGGTCGCAAAAAGTCACTGAACGATGAACAGATTGCCGAACTGAAACGGCGCGTCGCGGCGGGAGAGCAAAAGGCCCTGATCGCCAGAGACTTCGGCATCAGTCGCGAAACCTTGTACCAGTACCTGCGCGAGTCCTGA
- a CDS encoding arsenic resistance protein, which yields MQNIREILEKHQVGIYFGAVVLAALVALSVPGTAALEGGVNPSLALMLFVTFLQVPLADLGRAFGRGRFLAALLITNFVVTPLLVAVMVQFLPSDPMVRLGVLLVLLTPCIDYVVTFSHLGRADARLLLAATPTLLVVQMLLLPVYLGLLLGNDAATLVQPGPFVHAFVWLIAVPLALAGLVQLWAARSRAGEKASAALGLLPVPATALVLFVVIAAVVPQLGAATEAALGVIPFYIAFAVIAPLIGWSISRLFRLDAPAGRAIAFSAGTRNSLVVLPLALAVPGAIPVLPAIVVTQTLVELLSELVYVRAIAKLGGPDPVVSQTSS from the coding sequence ATGCAAAACATCCGGGAAATACTCGAGAAGCACCAAGTCGGCATTTACTTCGGGGCAGTTGTGTTGGCTGCGCTTGTCGCTTTGAGCGTCCCCGGCACCGCAGCGCTTGAGGGTGGCGTCAACCCGTCGCTTGCACTCATGCTGTTCGTGACATTCCTGCAAGTGCCCCTGGCCGACCTTGGCCGGGCCTTTGGTCGCGGCCGGTTCCTTGCCGCACTGCTCATCACGAATTTCGTCGTAACGCCGCTCTTAGTGGCCGTAATGGTGCAATTCCTACCATCGGACCCTATGGTGAGACTTGGCGTGCTGCTGGTGTTGCTGACGCCTTGCATTGACTACGTGGTTACGTTCTCGCACCTCGGTCGTGCCGATGCGCGTCTGCTACTGGCGGCCACCCCTACGCTCCTGGTTGTGCAAATGCTGCTGCTGCCGGTCTATCTCGGCCTGCTTCTCGGGAACGATGCCGCAACCCTCGTGCAGCCCGGCCCGTTCGTTCATGCCTTCGTCTGGTTGATCGCGGTTCCACTCGCCCTTGCCGGGCTTGTGCAGCTATGGGCAGCTCGAAGCCGGGCCGGTGAAAAGGCCTCGGCGGCACTTGGTCTATTGCCAGTACCAGCGACCGCCCTTGTCCTATTCGTGGTCATTGCGGCCGTGGTGCCGCAGCTCGGCGCGGCGACCGAGGCGGCCTTGGGTGTGATTCCCTTTTATATCGCCTTTGCTGTGATCGCTCCCCTGATCGGATGGAGCATCAGCCGACTGTTCCGCCTTGATGCCCCTGCCGGCCGAGCCATCGCTTTCAGCGCAGGCACTCGAAATTCCCTTGTTGTATTGCCGCTTGCTCTAGCTGTGCCTGGGGCCATACCCGTATTGCCAGCCATCGTCGTTACGCAAACTCTTGTCGAGCTACTCAGCGAGCTGGTCTATGTGCGCGCCATCGCCAAACTCGGTGGCCCTGATCCTGTTGTGTCCCAAACTTCCTCGTAG
- a CDS encoding toxin-antitoxin system, whose translation MSQILVRHLDPGVKQALQRRARQHGRSMEEEVRSILRASIVMDAPPALPLGQRMAARFAQVGLSAPIAEMRGFAAQAADLSGLG comes from the coding sequence ATGTCGCAAATCCTGGTCCGTCACCTCGATCCTGGGGTCAAGCAAGCGCTGCAGCGCCGTGCGCGTCAGCATGGGCGCAGCATGGAGGAAGAGGTGCGCAGTATCTTGCGCGCCAGCATCGTGATGGATGCGCCTCCCGCCCTCCCTCTGGGTCAGCGCATGGCTGCGCGGTTTGCCCAGGTTGGGCTGTCTGCGCCGATTGCCGAGATGCGCGGCTTTGCTGCTCAGGCGGCGGACTTGAGCGGTTTGGGCTGA
- a CDS encoding type II toxin-antitoxin system RelE/ParE family toxin: protein MYAIQHYLTLSDGRDVYVDWLATLRNTTAKIAVVRRVTRMELGNFGDHRFCRDGVWELRIDVGVGYRVYYAMAGQEIVLLLCGGDKRTQDADISRACAYWRQWQQGASP from the coding sequence ATGTACGCGATCCAACACTACCTCACGCTCAGCGATGGACGCGACGTGTACGTGGATTGGTTGGCAACCTTGCGAAACACGACCGCCAAGATTGCCGTCGTGCGACGCGTGACCCGCATGGAACTGGGTAACTTCGGCGACCATCGGTTTTGTCGTGATGGCGTGTGGGAGTTGCGCATCGACGTGGGGGTCGGGTATCGGGTGTATTACGCCATGGCAGGCCAAGAGATCGTTTTGCTGCTCTGTGGTGGTGATAAACGGACGCAGGATGCGGACATCAGTCGTGCCTGCGCTTATTGGCGGCAGTGGCAACAAGGAGCTTCCCCATGA
- a CDS encoding DNA-binding protein, with translation MKSRAHDDAMAELYRQDPEFARQVINSILEDENGDQGELLIVLRQMAKAFGGVQAIAEQAHLNPTQLYRTLSPEGNPALSSFSAILKAMGLHLCVQPRRVPAAHV, from the coding sequence ATGAAAAGCCGAGCACATGACGACGCGATGGCCGAGCTCTATCGGCAAGACCCGGAGTTTGCCCGGCAAGTCATCAACAGCATTCTCGAAGACGAGAACGGTGACCAAGGCGAGCTCCTGATTGTGCTGCGGCAAATGGCCAAAGCCTTCGGCGGCGTGCAAGCGATCGCCGAACAAGCGCATCTCAATCCAACCCAGCTTTACCGCACCTTGTCGCCCGAGGGGAATCCGGCCTTGAGCAGTTTTTCGGCGATCCTCAAAGCCATGGGTCTGCATCTCTGCGTGCAGCCCAGGCGTGTGCCAGCCGCCCACGTTTGA
- a CDS encoding protein mobD: MNKVLMVGGGKGGVGKSSVAMALLDTLKQAGHSCVYVETDDSNPDVYKAVHASVPSEICNLDSEAGFIKLGGLVETNKSGCIVVNTAARATDALVKFGGILCDVCAEQQRELVMLWVLNRQRDGLELLRNWMDSEQPYSGVYAVLNTYFGEASKFVRYNDSKLKTRLSGTMVFPELNDLVADKLVDCRAALWDEARAAMSIAERSALNRFRIAARDALGGVV, from the coding sequence ATGAACAAGGTCTTGATGGTGGGTGGTGGCAAGGGTGGCGTGGGGAAGTCGTCGGTCGCCATGGCGCTCCTGGATACGCTCAAACAGGCAGGCCATTCGTGTGTCTACGTGGAGACGGACGATAGCAACCCGGATGTTTACAAGGCGGTCCATGCATCCGTCCCAAGTGAGATCTGTAACCTGGACAGTGAGGCGGGATTCATCAAGTTGGGTGGCCTGGTCGAAACGAACAAGAGTGGTTGTATCGTGGTCAACACGGCGGCGCGGGCAACGGATGCGCTGGTGAAGTTCGGCGGCATTCTTTGTGATGTGTGCGCGGAGCAACAGCGGGAGCTGGTGATGCTCTGGGTGCTGAACCGGCAGCGGGATGGTCTGGAGTTGCTGCGCAACTGGATGGACAGCGAACAGCCCTACAGCGGGGTCTATGCGGTGTTGAATACGTACTTCGGGGAGGCGTCGAAGTTCGTGCGCTACAACGACAGCAAGCTCAAGACACGCCTGTCGGGAACGATGGTGTTCCCGGAATTGAATGACCTGGTGGCCGACAAATTGGTGGATTGCCGCGCGGCGCTTTGGGATGAGGCTCGGGCGGCGATGTCGATTGCCGAGCGCTCGGCGCTCAACCGCTTTCGCATCGCGGCGCGTGACGCGCTGGGGGGAGTGGTGTGA